CATAGTCTTTCCTCCTATCGTCTATACTAGCGTAAGTTCATCGCCCAGCTTGTTGCTTCGCCTGCAAATTCAACAATTCCGTCTGAATATTGCTTGCTTCCATCGCACCCCAGGAGCGCTTACTAAAAAAAGAAGGAACGCCCTGTAGTTTAGCTGCGCCTTTAATCAATTTCGCCGTATTGTGATTAATATAATCAGTAAATACAAGAACACAAGCTACTTGTTGAGGAATATGGACCCGGCCTTTTTTACCGCCCTTGCGGCCATCCACATGGAGAAGTTCACTAACCCCAAGAGAATATAGATTTTTTTCAATTACACCTAAATAATCGCCGCCTACTACCATTACCGACATCTTACTCATCTCCTTTTTGATATTGATTATCAATCTCTTTTAATCATACAAGATATGCCTTTTCTCTGTCAAGACTCCGTCAAAACAAAATAATGCTTCCTATCTGCGCCAAAACATGCTTTTATATAGATATATTCATTTCACAAAGGATGATTGCATTTCATGACACAAGAAAAAAGTACCAGCAACCGACTGCTCAAGGGCACTTTGATCCTTACCGCCGCAGGCATGGTTGTTAAGGTCATCGGTTCTCTCAACTGGATTATTCTTTCTCGCGTCCTCGGTGGTGAAGGCATCGGCCTCTACCAGATGGCTTTTCCACTGTATCTGTTGGCCCTGAGTCTTTCCACTGCAGGCATTCCTGTCGCCATTTCCATCCTTACCGCCGAAAAAATTGCCAAAAATGACGTCTTGGGACGGCGACAGCTTTTTCGGGCGTCCTTTTGCTTTCTTACCGCCACAGGCCTGATTTTAAGCTTGGCGATGTACTGGGGCGCAGCTTGGCTTATTGACGCCGGCTTCATTCGTGACAGTCGCGCTTATTATTCTCTTTTAGCCTTATCTCCAGCCGTTTTTCTGGTCACCCTCATAGCTGGTCTGCGCGGCTATCTGCAGGGCTGGCAATACATGACTCCTACCGCGGTTTCACAAATCGTCGAACAGCTTTTCCGAGTCCTGGCTATGCTTTTTTTTGCCAGCTTGCTCCTGCCCCAAGGCTTGGCTTTCGCCGCCGGCGGCGCCAGTTTGGGCGCAGCTGCCGGAGCCGCTGCCGGATTAGCGGTGCTGCTCTACTATTTCGCCCGCTTGCGCCGCCAAGAAGACACCCTATCGGCAGCAAGCACCTCGACTCTACAACCGGCAGAATCCCTGGGACGACTGTTTAAACGCCTTTTCAAATTGGCCTTGCCCGTATCCCTAGCCAGCTTAATGTTGCCTGTTGTTGCCAACTTAGACTTGCTCATCGTGCCGGTCCGTCTAGAAGCGGCTGGCTATAGCATCACCCAAGCCACCGAACTGTTTGGCTATCTCACCGGTATGGGCGTTCCCTTGGTAAATCTAGCTACGATGATGACCGCCGCTCTGGCTACCAGTATTGTACCATCCGTCTCTGCCGTCGCCGCCCTGGGCCAGCGGCAGGAAGTGCAAGAGCGCATCACCACGGCCATACGCATGACGAATCTCGTCATTTTCCCCGCTTCCGGCGCTTTATATGTGTTAGCTGTACCGGTAGCTACTGTTGTTTATGGGGCACCGCAAGCAGGAGATGTTATTCAGGTACTGGCTTTTGGCGTTTACCTCTTGGGCGTACACCAGGTCACTACCGGCGTTCTTCAAGGGCTGGGCCGCCCAACACTGCCTGTAGTCAATATGGGCTTGGCCGCCGTAGTAAAGATCGTTCTTAATTATATTCTCACCGCCATACCTTCGCTGGGCATCTGCGGCGCCGCCTGGGCCACCAATGCGGATTTCGGCGTTGCCGCCCTTCTTAACTACTATTGGATTTCCCGTCACACCGGATTTCGCACGGATTGGGCGGAGCTGAGCAAAACCATCCTGGCTACGCTGCTCATGTCTGCTGCACTCTATGAGGCACTCGCTTGTTTGCTGCAATATGGCATTCCAATTGCTTGGCTTCTGCTGCCGCTGATTCTCTTAGCGACAGTCTTGTATGCCGCTATTCTGCTGGCATGCGGCGGCCTGACTTTGGCCGACGCCGAACGCGTTCCCTTCCTGGGGCATCGCCTGGCAACCCTCTTGCTGCGCATAGGGCTAAAAAAATAACGAAAAAGCATACTAAAAAGCCGCCTTTTGGCGGCTTTTTAGTATGCCCTCTACTTAATCGGTTACTCTGCGTTTCGTAAGCCTTTTTCTATACACTCTGCACGGCGGTAGTACTGTCCGTGCTAGCTACGCTATAGCTCTGATTGGTGTCATAGGCGCTGGCCGCCACTTGCGTCGGCGGTGGCGGAGGCGGCGGCATGAAGGCCGCTTGGCTTTCCGCTTCGATCTCTTTGAGCAAATCCGCCAATTCATTCAAGTCATCAGTACTAACAGTTCCATCTTCCACTTTCTGCAAGAACGAAGCCAAGCTGAACGAACTGCTCGTCGTATCTGACGCGGTTGTGCTGGCCGTGTCAGTAGAGGTCGTCGCAGAAGCT
This genomic window from uncultured Anaeromusa sp. contains:
- a CDS encoding DUF2325 domain-containing protein; protein product: MSVMVVGGDYLGVIEKNLYSLGVSELLHVDGRKGGKKGRVHIPQQVACVLVFTDYINHNTAKLIKGAAKLQGVPSFFSKRSWGAMEASNIQTELLNLQAKQQAGR
- a CDS encoding polysaccharide biosynthesis protein — encoded protein: MTQEKSTSNRLLKGTLILTAAGMVVKVIGSLNWIILSRVLGGEGIGLYQMAFPLYLLALSLSTAGIPVAISILTAEKIAKNDVLGRRQLFRASFCFLTATGLILSLAMYWGAAWLIDAGFIRDSRAYYSLLALSPAVFLVTLIAGLRGYLQGWQYMTPTAVSQIVEQLFRVLAMLFFASLLLPQGLAFAAGGASLGAAAGAAAGLAVLLYYFARLRRQEDTLSAASTSTLQPAESLGRLFKRLFKLALPVSLASLMLPVVANLDLLIVPVRLEAAGYSITQATELFGYLTGMGVPLVNLATMMTAALATSIVPSVSAVAALGQRQEVQERITTAIRMTNLVIFPASGALYVLAVPVATVVYGAPQAGDVIQVLAFGVYLLGVHQVTTGVLQGLGRPTLPVVNMGLAAVVKIVLNYILTAIPSLGICGAAWATNADFGVAALLNYYWISRHTGFRTDWAELSKTILATLLMSAALYEALACLLQYGIPIAWLLLPLILLATVLYAAILLACGGLTLADAERVPFLGHRLATLLLRIGLKK